The region TCCTCGACCACGCCTATGTAGATCGCCTGCGCCCCCTCTTTTTCGGCAAGCGCTGCGGCGATTGAGATAAATACGCCATTTCTAAACGGCACGTAGGTGTTTGGCACGTCCTTGCTAACGCCATCTTTTCTTATATGCATGCTCTTATCGGTTAGCGAATTTCCGCCTATTTGAGCGATGAAGCTAACGTCTAAATTTATCTTTTTAACCACGCCCAGTCGCTCACAGATCTCGTCAAACGCGCGCTTTTCTCGCTTCATAGTCCTTTGGTTATAGTCAAAATGAAGTGCGACCACATCATACCCAGCCCTCTTTGCCATCACAGCGCAAAGCGTGCTATCCATGCCACCGCTCATTATACAAACTGCTTTTTTCATATTTTGCCCTTTAAATTTGCTAAAATTATACAAAAATTTACTAAGGACAAGCCAAAAATGATACTTTGCGAAGAGAGTTATCCAGAAATTTTAGATCAAATTTGCTCATATCTAACGCCTGGAGAAGTTGAGCTTCTCTTTATCAATAAAGATGAGATGAGAGAGTTAAACAGCTCTGAGCGTGGCATAGACAAAACCACTGACGTCTTAAGCTTCCCCCTTGAGCTTGTTATCCACGCCCCACTTGGCTCGGTAGTCATAAACAAAGATATGGTAAAAGAAAAAGCAGCCGAGCTAAATCACAGCGAAGAGGCCGAAACTGCACTACTTTTCACACATGGCTTGCTGCATATCTTAGGATATGATCACGAAAAAGATGATGGACAGATGAGAGAAAAAGAGTGCGAAGTGATAGCTAAATTTGACCTGCCAAAGAGCCTAATTGTAAGAAGTGAAAATGTTAGGCTCATTGATCTAATAAATTCTAATAACAAAGATAATCTAAAAAAGTAAACTTTCTTCAGGTATTTTATGTAGTTCTTCTAAAAGTTCATTTTTTTGACATAGAACTAATATATATATGAAATTTTTTAGTTTTTTTATTTCGCTTAAATTTTTAAAATAGATCGCGTTTTCTATTTTAAGTAGAGAATTTTCTGGTAGACAAAATTTTATTTCACTATGGTTAAAGTTTTTTCTTAAAAATATACTTTGGCTTAGATATAAATCCTCGTCGCTTTCTGTGATTATAGCCCTAAAACTATTTCCAAAATTTGTAGGCATAAAGTTTTTATCTATAAATACTGGATCAAAATGCCCTTGAATTCTTCCTTCGTAGGGCTTAAATGAAATTTTATGAGTATCAAGAAATTTTAAAAGTCCATAAAACATACCAGCAAAAACACGTGGAATATTTAGGTTTTGATAGTAAGTTTGTTTAAAAACTGTGCTTGTGAAAAATATTGAACTCGGATTTATCTCATGGATTGAAGTGTCTGTATAGATCGTGTCAAATAGAGGAGATATGCGCTGGAGAGTCCTGATGTCTTCTCCAAAGAAAGTATCGAAAACTTTTGCATGAAATATTTGATTAAAAAGCTCCGTGATACTTTTTGACATAACGTGCGCATTGGATCCTAATTTTGATTTTTCTAAAAGATCGTTTATAAAAGGATTAACAGCGCAAAATTTCAAATCTTTATGTGTTGATTCAAACCTCATTAGTTTTATCATGGCAGTTTGAAGACTGCTTACTTTTAAAAAGGCTACCTCATTGTCGGTGATAGCCATTTCTTCTTCGCCAATGATGGCATAAGCACCTTGCTTGATCGCTGATTCTATGTCACTATCATTTGCGTTCAAACAGATATAGGCAAAACCTCGCCTCACATGCTTTAGCTCAAATACAAATTCGCTAACACTGGTTATTGTAGGTGTATTTAGCGCCTGAGCATTTATAAGGCGGGTTAAATTTTCTATCGTCATTTAGCCAACGATCGCGCCGTTTTTGACCTTGCCCTGCGTGCCAAGAAGCGTTAGCGAGCCGTCTGATGCGCTTAGAATCATGCCTTGTGAGACATATTTTTTCATCATCGTTCGCTCTTTTAAATTTGCTAAAACGCAAACTTGCTTGCCCACAAGTGAGCTAGGCTCGTAGTATTTGGCGATGCCTGATAAAATTTGACGTGGCTGCTCCTCGCCAAGATCTATCTTAAATTTAAGCAGCTTGTCGCTCCCCTCAACCCTCTCGCACTCGAGAACTTCGCCTACTTTTATCACAATTTTGGCAAAGTCATCGATGCTAATGATATCTTCTTCTTTTTTCTCATCTTTTGGCTCATCTTTTGCCTCTACTTTTGGCCCTTCTTTTAGGTCTCTTGCCTCGCCCATTAGCTCTTTTTCTATCCTTGGGAAGAGTGGCTCAGTAGCTTTTGCAGTAAAATTTGAAATTTCATTTTTTAATACAAGGCTCTCATAAGAGGCCGTATCTATGCTAAAGCCAAGCGTATCAGCTATCTTGGCGCAAGTTTTTGGCATAGCTGGGCTAAGCAGTATCGCCACTTTTGCAAGTAAATTTGCACAAAGTGCCACAAGTGCGTTTGCCTCGTCACTTTTACCAGCTTTTACAAGCGACCATGGCTCATACTTCGCAACGGCTGCGTTTGCAAGCGTTACAACCTTCCAAAGATCCTCTAAATAGCGGTTTGTGGCTAAATTTTCTAAATTTTTAATTGCCTCATCAAGATAGCCCTTCGCCTCATCAAGCTCGGCTTTATGAAATTTGATCACATCTTTTGAGTCGATCTTGTAGTCGCTATACTTTGCGCTCATGCCCACAATTCGGCTTAGTAAGTTGCCAAGTCCGTTGCCAAGCTCTGAGTTTATGCGCTCGATCAAGGCTTTTTGGCTGTAGTCGCCATCTTGTCCAAAAGGTACCTCTCTAAGCAAAAAGTATCTGAAATTTTCAAGTCCATAAGCGTTTGCGACCTCTCTTGGGTTTATGACGTTGCCCTTGCTTTTGCTCAT is a window of Campylobacter concisus DNA encoding:
- the queC gene encoding 7-cyano-7-deazaguanine synthase QueC, with protein sequence MYNFSKFKGQNMKKAVCIMSGGMDSTLCAVMAKRAGYDVVALHFDYNQRTMKREKRAFDEICERLGVVKKINLDVSFIAQIGGNSLTDKSMHIRKDGVSKDVPNTYVPFRNGVFISIAAALAEKEGAQAIYIGVVEEDSSGYPDCKESFIKSINEAINLGTSADFSCEIITPLVNLSKADIVSKSLELGSPIELTWSCYESEDEACGLCDSCRLRLNGFKKANAVDKIPYKK
- the ybeY gene encoding rRNA maturation RNase YbeY — protein: MILCEESYPEILDQICSYLTPGEVELLFINKDEMRELNSSERGIDKTTDVLSFPLELVIHAPLGSVVINKDMVKEKAAELNHSEEAETALLFTHGLLHILGYDHEKDDGQMREKECEVIAKFDLPKSLIVRSENVRLIDLINSNNKDNLKK
- a CDS encoding ferrochelatase; translated protein: MTIENLTRLINAQALNTPTITSVSEFVFELKHVRRGFAYICLNANDSDIESAIKQGAYAIIGEEEMAITDNEVAFLKVSSLQTAMIKLMRFESTHKDLKFCAVNPFINDLLEKSKLGSNAHVMSKSITELFNQIFHAKVFDTFFGEDIRTLQRISPLFDTIYTDTSIHEINPSSIFFTSTVFKQTYYQNLNIPRVFAGMFYGLLKFLDTHKISFKPYEGRIQGHFDPVFIDKNFMPTNFGNSFRAIITESDEDLYLSQSIFLRKNFNHSEIKFCLPENSLLKIENAIYFKNLSEIKKLKNFIYILVLCQKNELLEELHKIPEESLLF
- the metG gene encoding methionine--tRNA ligase, whose translation is MKEKAYITTPIYYVNDVPHIGHAYTTIIADTLARFNRLQGKETYFMTGTDEHGQKIEQAARARGKTPKEYADEISAKFRSLWDEFEISYNHFIRTTDEEHKQTVQNVFEKMQANGDIYKGEYEGFYCVSCETFFNQRDLLEDNRCPDCGRVTSLVKEESYFFKLSKYEDALLKWYENDELCVIPKGKKNEVVSFVKGGLKDLSVTRTSFDWGIKLPKSANDDKHVMYVWLDALINYLTTLGYSRDNARMDFWPHTTHIVGKDILRFHAVYWPAFLMSLGLPLPKHVAAHGWWTIDGEKMSKSKGNVINPREVANAYGLENFRYFLLREVPFGQDGDYSQKALIERINSELGNGLGNLLSRIVGMSAKYSDYKIDSKDVIKFHKAELDEAKGYLDEAIKNLENLATNRYLEDLWKVVTLANAAVAKYEPWSLVKAGKSDEANALVALCANLLAKVAILLSPAMPKTCAKIADTLGFSIDTASYESLVLKNEISNFTAKATEPLFPRIEKELMGEARDLKEGPKVEAKDEPKDEKKEEDIISIDDFAKIVIKVGEVLECERVEGSDKLLKFKIDLGEEQPRQILSGIAKYYEPSSLVGKQVCVLANLKERTMMKKYVSQGMILSASDGSLTLLGTQGKVKNGAIVG